CAGGACGCCGCTTCGGATATCGTCCAGCTGACTGGCAGCTGCCAGCCCAGTGAAGGCGAGGACCTGAAGGCCATCTATTCGTTGGTCGCCAGCGCTGACATTACGCCAGCGTCCTAGCCTGCTCGATCAGCTTCAGCACCTCAACCGAGTCCGCCGGATCCACAGGTAACGGAAGCGCGGATGCTGAGCCGCCGTCGTCGAGCTTTTCGGCGAGGATCCGGTAAAACTCAGGGTATGCACCGCGCTCCGTGGGGATAGCGGTGCGCTGCCCGTCTCCCTCCAGCGTGCCGTGGTTTTGGGGAGCTTCGACGCCGTACTCCGCATCCGTCGGCAGCCCGCCACCCAGCAGGTACGGCTCCTGCGGATCGGTGCCGAACTTTACGTAGCCGCCCTCTGTGCCGAGGATGCGAAAGCGTGGGCCATGGAGTTGGCTGTTGAGGTTGAGGGTGACATGGCTGATCACCCCTGACTCGTGCCGGAGAGCCAGGAACACGTCGTCGGCGGCGCTTTCCTGAGGACGACGAGCCTGTATTTCCGCGAAAGTGACGGTGGCCGGCCCAAAGAACCGGAGAGTGAGATCGAGGACGTGGGTGCCGAGGTCGAACAGGACACCGCCGCCGTCTTCGGCCGTGGCGCTGGCCTTCCAAGCCTTGGCGATTTCCGGCGCCCAGCGCTCCATGCCCACCTCGAACCGGGTCACGGTTCCCAGCGTCCCGGCGTCGAGCAGTTTCTTCACGGTGAGCGAGTCACCATCCCATCGCCGGTTTTGGTAGACGGTGAGGACACGGCCCAGTTTCCCAGCCAGTCGGATCAGTTCCTCACCCTCGGCGCTGCGCACCGTGAACGGTTTATCAACGACGACGTCGAGCCCGGCTTCCAGCGCAGCTTTCGCGAGTGGAAAATGGGTGGCGGGCGGAGTGCCCAGGACCACCAGGTCCAGTTGGTCCGCGAGAGCCAGGATGTCCTGTGGGGAACTGACGATGCGCGTTTCCGGGTACCGCTCTTTCGCTTTGGCCTGCCTTCCGGCGTCCGAGGTTGAAATAACTGCGAGCTCATAAGCAGGGTTGCTCGCGATGAAGGGCGCATGGAAGACGCTGCCCGAAAGGCCAAAACCTGCAACGGCGGTACGTATCGGCTGGGAAGTCATGTGCCTAGGCTACCGATCCTCTCTCACGTAATAGCCCTTTTTCGCCAACCCTCTATCACCGGGTGAGAGAGGGATCGGCTAAAGCCCGAGGGAAGTGAGAGAGGGTCCGGCTAAAGCCCGAGGGAAGTGAGAGAGCATCTGCGGTCGTCAAGTTTTTGA
The sequence above is a segment of the Arthrobacter sp. StoSoilB22 genome. Coding sequences within it:
- a CDS encoding Gfo/Idh/MocA family oxidoreductase encodes the protein MTSQPIRTAVAGFGLSGSVFHAPFIASNPAYELAVISTSDAGRQAKAKERYPETRIVSSPQDILALADQLDLVVLGTPPATHFPLAKAALEAGLDVVVDKPFTVRSAEGEELIRLAGKLGRVLTVYQNRRWDGDSLTVKKLLDAGTLGTVTRFEVGMERWAPEIAKAWKASATAEDGGGVLFDLGTHVLDLTLRFFGPATVTFAEIQARRPQESAADDVFLALRHESGVISHVTLNLNSQLHGPRFRILGTEGGYVKFGTDPQEPYLLGGGLPTDAEYGVEAPQNHGTLEGDGQRTAIPTERGAYPEFYRILAEKLDDGGSASALPLPVDPADSVEVLKLIEQARTLA